In Triticum aestivum cultivar Chinese Spring chromosome 5B, IWGSC CS RefSeq v2.1, whole genome shotgun sequence, the following proteins share a genomic window:
- the LOC123116578 gene encoding UDP-glycosyltransferase 79 produces the protein MASHGEDAQAAVVGAEPGGGHVLLLPYPSQGHVHPMLQFAKRLAHHGLRPTLAVSRYILATCKPDAAALGAVRLAAVSDGCDAGGFGECNDVTAYLALLEAAGSETLGELLRTEAAEGRPVRAVVYDAFLPWARGVAQRHGAAAVAFFTQPCAVNVVYGHVWCERVGVPVEAGSTVVGLPGLPALEPEGLPWFLKVGPGPYPGYFEMVMSQFKGLELADDVLVNSFYELEPDEAAYMASSWRAKTIGPTVPASYVCDNRMPSDTKYGFHLFELTAAPCVSWLSAHPARSVVFASFGSLSNLDPAEMREVAHGLLDAGRPFLWAVRESEAHKLPAGYGGAVAARGGVVVSWCPQLEVLAHPAVGCILTHCGWNSTSEALVAGVPMVALPQWTDQPMNAKYVEAVWRAGVRVRPAAGDGLARRGEVASGIEAVMAGERSGEYRRNAAAWAEKARAASKEGGSSDRNIAEFVAKYGSSSK, from the exons ATGGCTTCTCACGGCGAGGACGCGCAAGCAGCTGTCGTTGGCGCCGAACCCGGCGGGGGGCACGTGCTGCTCTTGCCCTACCCGAGCCAGGGCCATGTCCACCCGATGCTGCAGTTCGCCAAGCGCCTTGCGCACCACGGCCTGCGCCCCACGCTCGCCGTCTCCCGCTACATCCTCGCCACCTGCAAGCCCGACGCCGCCGCGCTCGGCGCCGTGCGCCTCGCGGCCGTCTCGGACGGCTGCGACGCGGGCGGGTTCGGCGAGTGCAACGACGTCACGGCCTACCTAGCGCTCCTGGAGGCCGCAGGATCGGAGACGCTCGGGGAGCTCCTTCGCACCGAGGCCGCGGAGGGGCGCCCCGTCCGGGCGGTGGTCTACGACGCGTTCCTGCCGTGGGCGCGCGGCGTGGCGCAGCGGcacggcgccgccgccgtcgccttcttcacccAGCCGTGCGCCGTCAACGTGGTCTACGGCCACGTGTGGTGCGAGCGGGTCGGCGTGCCTGTGGAGGCTGGATCCACCGTCGTCGGCCTGCCTGGGCTGCCGGCGCTCGAGCCGGAGGGCCTGCCGTGGTTCCTCAAGGTCGGGCCCGGCCCCTACCCGGGCTACTTCGAGATGGTGATGAGCCAGTTCAAGGGGCTGGAGCTGGCCGACGACGTGCTCGTCAACTCTTTCTACGAGCTCGAGCCCGAC GAGGCGGCGTACATGGCGTCGTCGTGGCGCGCCAAGACGATCGGGCCGACGGTGCCGGCGTCCTACGTGTGCGATAACCGCATGCCGTCGGACACCAAGTACGGCTTCCACCTCTTCGAGCTCACGGCCGCGCCGTGCGTGTCCTGGCTGTCGGCCCACCCGGCGCGCTCCGTGGTGTTCGCCTCCTTCGGCAGCCTGTCCAACCTGGACCCGGCGGAGATGCGCGAGGTCGCGCACGGCCTCCTGGACGCCGGCCGCCCCTTCCTCTGGGCCGTCCGCGAGTCGGAGGCCCACAAGCTGCCCGCCGGCTACGGCGGCGCCGTCGCGGCGCGCGGCGGGGTGGTGGTGTCGTGGTGCCCGCAGCTGGAGGTGCTGGCGCACCCGGCCGTGGGGTGCATCCTGacgcactgcgggtggaactcgACGTCGGAGGCGCTGGTGGCTGGCGTGCCGATGGTGGCGCTGCCGCAGTGGACGGACCAGCCGATGAACGCCAAGTACGTGGAGGCCGTGTGGCGGGCCGGCGTGCGCGTACGGCCCGCCGCCGGGGACGGGCTCGCGCGGCGGGGGGAGGTGGCCAGCGGGATCGAGGCGGTGATGGCCGGCGAGCGGAGCGGCGAGTACAGGAGGAACGCCGCCGCGTGGGCGGAGAAGGCCCGGGCGGCCAGCAAGGAGGGCGGCAGCTCCGACCGGAACATCGCCGAGTTCGTCGCCAAGTATGGCTCCAGCTCCAAGTGA